The following proteins are co-located in the Carassius carassius chromosome 39, fCarCar2.1, whole genome shotgun sequence genome:
- the LOC132121531 gene encoding proteasome activator complex subunit 3-like isoform X2, which yields MVDAFRERITAEAEDLVANFFPKKLLELDQFLKDPTINICELKEIHSEINLTVPDPILLTDIHDGLEGQNAKKRKLEDGAGDGKVGGTKVFVMPGGMMKSNGKLVELIEKVKPEIRTLIEKCNTVKMWVQLLIPRIEDGNNFGVSIQEETVAELRTVEGEAASFLDQISRYYITRAKLVSKIAKYPHVEDYRRTVTEIDEKEYISLKIIVSELRNQYVTLHDMILKNIEKIKRPRSSNTDALY from the exons ATG GTTGATGCTTTCAGGGAACGAATTACAGCAGAG gCTGAAGACTTGGTTGCAAACTTTTTCCCAAAGAAACTGTTAGAGCTGGACCAGTTTTTGAAG gatcccACAATTAATATCTGTGAGCTGAAAGAAATTCATTCAGAGATCAATCTGACAGTGCCAGACCCAATTCTTCTTACAGACATCCATGATGGACTGGAGGGG CAAAATGCTAAAAAGAGGAAACTCGAAGATGGTGCAGGAGATGGCAAAG TTGGCGGGACCAAAGTCTTTGTCATGCCTGGTGGAATGATGAAAAGCAATGGCAAGCTGGTGGAGCTGATTGAAAAAGTCAAGCCTGAAATCAGAACTCTCATAGAAAAATGCAACACA GTCAAGATGTGGGTTCAGTTGTTAATCCCAAGAATAGAAGATGGCAACAATTTTGGCGTCTCAATTCAG GAGGAGACGGTGGCTGAACTCAGAACAGTGGAAGGGGAAGCAGCTTCTTTCTTAGATCAGATTTCCAG GTACTACATCACAAGGGCAAAGCTGGTTTCAAAAATAGCAAAGTACCCTCATGTT GAGGATTATCGTCGCACGGTGACAGAGATTGATGAGAAAGAATACATCAGCCTCAAGATTATAGTGTCAGAACTGAGAAATCAATAT GTAACATTACACGACATGATCCTGAAGAACATTGAGAAGATCAAGAGGCCGAGGAGCAGCAATACTGATGCTCTGTACTAA
- the LOC132121531 gene encoding proteasome activator complex subunit 3-like isoform X1, translating into MSSLLKVDNEIKTKVDAFRERITAEAEDLVANFFPKKLLELDQFLKDPTINICELKEIHSEINLTVPDPILLTDIHDGLEGQNAKKRKLEDGAGDGKVGGTKVFVMPGGMMKSNGKLVELIEKVKPEIRTLIEKCNTVKMWVQLLIPRIEDGNNFGVSIQEETVAELRTVEGEAASFLDQISRYYITRAKLVSKIAKYPHVEDYRRTVTEIDEKEYISLKIIVSELRNQYVTLHDMILKNIEKIKRPRSSNTDALY; encoded by the exons ATGTCTTCGCTTCTTAAGGTGGacaatgaaatcaaaacaaag GTTGATGCTTTCAGGGAACGAATTACAGCAGAG gCTGAAGACTTGGTTGCAAACTTTTTCCCAAAGAAACTGTTAGAGCTGGACCAGTTTTTGAAG gatcccACAATTAATATCTGTGAGCTGAAAGAAATTCATTCAGAGATCAATCTGACAGTGCCAGACCCAATTCTTCTTACAGACATCCATGATGGACTGGAGGGG CAAAATGCTAAAAAGAGGAAACTCGAAGATGGTGCAGGAGATGGCAAAG TTGGCGGGACCAAAGTCTTTGTCATGCCTGGTGGAATGATGAAAAGCAATGGCAAGCTGGTGGAGCTGATTGAAAAAGTCAAGCCTGAAATCAGAACTCTCATAGAAAAATGCAACACA GTCAAGATGTGGGTTCAGTTGTTAATCCCAAGAATAGAAGATGGCAACAATTTTGGCGTCTCAATTCAG GAGGAGACGGTGGCTGAACTCAGAACAGTGGAAGGGGAAGCAGCTTCTTTCTTAGATCAGATTTCCAG GTACTACATCACAAGGGCAAAGCTGGTTTCAAAAATAGCAAAGTACCCTCATGTT GAGGATTATCGTCGCACGGTGACAGAGATTGATGAGAAAGAATACATCAGCCTCAAGATTATAGTGTCAGAACTGAGAAATCAATAT GTAACATTACACGACATGATCCTGAAGAACATTGAGAAGATCAAGAGGCCGAGGAGCAGCAATACTGATGCTCTGTACTAA